In one Haemophilus parainfluenzae genomic region, the following are encoded:
- a CDS encoding YfcZ/YiiS family protein gives MTVTCKAEESLTCSCVDVGTIIDGSDCSVDIHQTYANKAEAEAALNRFIEKARKTESDPCDIKSEITETENGANLTARFTFSCQAEAMIFELANR, from the coding sequence ATGACAGTAACATGCAAAGCAGAAGAATCTCTCACTTGTAGTTGTGTTGATGTGGGTACGATTATTGACGGTTCAGATTGCTCTGTTGATATTCATCAAACCTATGCGAATAAAGCTGAAGCTGAAGCGGCACTTAATCGTTTCATTGAAAAAGCACGCAAAACAGAAAGCGATCCTTGCGACATTAAAAGTGAAATCACAGAAACTGAAAATGGCGCCAATTTAACGGCGCGTTTTACATTTAGCTGCCAAGCTGAAGCGATGATTTTCGAATTAGCAAATCGCTAA
- the yciA gene encoding acyl-CoA thioester hydrolase YciA codes for MVSNLTDKDGRQSKGVLLLRTLAMPSDTNANGDIFGGWIMSQMDMGGAILAKEIAHGRVVTVAVESMNFIKPIAVGDVVCCYGQCLSVGRSSIKIKVEVWVKKVASEPIGERYCVTDAVFTFVAVGKDGKSRAIPREGNLELERALASIEELNC; via the coding sequence ATGGTTTCAAATCTTACTGATAAAGACGGTCGTCAATCTAAAGGCGTATTATTATTACGTACCTTAGCAATGCCTTCGGATACCAACGCCAACGGCGATATTTTCGGTGGCTGGATTATGTCCCAAATGGATATGGGCGGAGCAATTCTTGCCAAAGAAATCGCTCATGGCCGTGTGGTCACTGTTGCCGTAGAAAGTATGAATTTCATCAAACCTATCGCTGTCGGTGACGTGGTATGTTGTTATGGTCAATGCCTCAGCGTGGGACGCTCTTCGATTAAAATCAAAGTAGAAGTATGGGTGAAAAAAGTTGCGAGTGAACCAATTGGGGAACGTTACTGCGTGACAGATGCCGTATTTACCTTTGTCGCAGTTGGGAAAGACGGTAAATCCCGCGCTATTCCACGTGAAGGTAATCTTGAACTAGAACGTGCATTAGCCTCTATCGAAGAATTAAATTGTTAA
- the mutH gene encoding DNA mismatch repair endonuclease MutH, with amino-acid sequence MIPQTEQALLEKAQSIAGLTFGELADELNIPVPPDLKRDKGWVGMLLETALGTTAGSKAEQDFSHLGIELKTLPINAEGFPLETTFVSLAPLVQNSGVNWENSHVRHKLSKVLWIPIEGSRDIPLRERHIGQPILWQPSAEQEHQLRQDWEELMDYIVLGKLDQITARIGEVMQLRPKGANSKAITKGIGKNGEVIDTLPLGFYLRKEFTAGILNAFLNHKNG; translated from the coding sequence ATGATCCCACAAACCGAACAAGCCTTATTAGAAAAAGCGCAATCTATTGCGGGGTTAACCTTTGGCGAACTTGCAGATGAATTAAATATTCCCGTTCCGCCTGATTTAAAACGCGATAAAGGTTGGGTTGGAATGTTGCTTGAAACCGCATTGGGGACGACTGCCGGCAGTAAAGCAGAGCAGGACTTTTCCCATTTAGGCATTGAATTAAAAACGTTGCCCATTAATGCAGAAGGTTTTCCGTTGGAAACCACGTTCGTTAGCCTTGCGCCTTTGGTTCAAAACTCGGGCGTGAATTGGGAAAATTCGCACGTTCGCCATAAATTATCGAAAGTTTTGTGGATTCCTATTGAAGGCAGTCGAGATATCCCTTTGCGTGAGCGACATATTGGTCAGCCTATCTTATGGCAACCTTCGGCTGAACAAGAACATCAATTACGCCAAGATTGGGAAGAGTTGATGGATTATATTGTGCTTGGGAAGTTAGATCAGATTACGGCGCGTATTGGTGAAGTCATGCAACTGCGCCCTAAAGGCGCAAACAGCAAAGCCATTACGAAAGGCATTGGTAAAAATGGAGAAGTGATTGATACCTTACCGCTGGGGTTTTATTTACGGAAAGAATTTACGGCAGGCATTTTAAACGCTTTTCTTAATCATAAAAATGGGTGA
- the tilS gene encoding tRNA lysidine(34) synthetase TilS — translation MDLFSLFQAQIPTTANKLLIAFSGGLDSTALLSLVKKLSEKRLHLSLRAIHIHHGLSPNADTWTTHCQQLCEQFAIPLIIEKVKVEMHNGIEAGAREARYRAISTHIQPDEYLITAHHLNDQTETFFLALKRGAGLQGLGAMQKESQLFGMTILRPLLSFSRNELEDYVQQENLSWVEDESNQDNHYDRNFLRNQILPEIRQRWGHFDHAVQRAAQHCFEQQQLINELLQTCFEQHILEDQKQFSLVNFLEYSLQKQTALLRMWLAKNQIAMPTQVQLMHIIDDVIQAKADASPQFQLGEHIIRRYQQCLYLTRKFADLSQTCLDMPLNQQILLPDNLGRIYAINNEQGILVHWNDKQVQLANTQEPIQIRFAYTGKVKRQHNRPAETMKKIWQELGVPPWQRNRIPLIFYGETLQSAVGFFRVFQNLEK, via the coding sequence ATGGATCTTTTTTCATTATTCCAAGCACAAATCCCAACTACCGCCAATAAGCTTCTCATTGCTTTTAGCGGTGGTTTGGATTCAACTGCACTGCTTTCTTTAGTTAAAAAACTCAGCGAAAAACGACTGCACTTAAGCCTGAGAGCTATTCATATCCATCACGGATTAAGCCCGAATGCGGATACTTGGACTACTCATTGCCAACAACTCTGTGAGCAATTTGCCATTCCACTTATTATTGAAAAAGTCAAAGTGGAAATGCACAATGGCATTGAAGCGGGCGCAAGAGAAGCCCGTTATCGGGCGATTTCAACACATATCCAGCCTGATGAATATCTGATTACTGCACATCATTTAAATGATCAAACTGAGACTTTTTTCCTGGCGCTAAAACGCGGAGCAGGATTACAAGGTTTAGGTGCTATGCAAAAAGAAAGCCAATTATTTGGGATGACTATTCTACGCCCACTCCTTTCTTTTAGCCGTAATGAATTAGAAGATTACGTTCAGCAAGAAAATCTGTCTTGGGTCGAAGACGAAAGCAATCAAGATAATCATTACGATCGCAATTTCTTACGTAACCAAATTTTGCCTGAAATACGCCAACGCTGGGGACATTTTGATCATGCAGTTCAGCGTGCCGCACAACATTGTTTTGAGCAACAACAACTCATTAATGAATTATTACAGACCTGCTTTGAGCAGCACATTCTTGAGGATCAAAAACAGTTTTCACTCGTAAATTTTCTAGAATATTCATTGCAAAAACAAACCGCACTTTTACGCATGTGGTTGGCTAAAAATCAGATTGCTATGCCTACGCAGGTTCAATTAATGCATATTATTGATGATGTTATTCAGGCTAAAGCAGATGCATCCCCACAATTTCAACTCGGGGAGCATATTATTCGCCGTTATCAGCAATGTCTCTATTTAACGAGAAAATTCGCTGATTTGTCGCAAACTTGTCTTGATATGCCGTTAAATCAACAGATTCTTTTGCCTGATAATCTTGGAAGAATTTATGCAATCAACAATGAGCAAGGCATTTTAGTGCATTGGAATGACAAACAAGTTCAACTTGCCAATACACAAGAGCCGATTCAAATACGATTTGCTTATACTGGCAAAGTGAAACGACAACATAATCGCCCTGCCGAAACCATGAAAAAAATTTGGCAAGAGCTCGGCGTTCCGCCTTGGCAACGAAATCGTATCCCACTCATTTTTTATGGTGAGACTTTACAAAGTGCGGTGGGTTTTTTCCGTGTTTTTCAAAACTTAGAGAAATAA
- a CDS encoding beta-methylgalactoside transporter, which translates to MQINFTQIFQDSLNFMRNQRKTVLIFIGIFVISQLINALVSVPMPSLGDNPNPSQQDIIDALSKVEPTALIGSFLFQQLLMSFIATFGIATIHHISLQNENPINQGLMLTLRRFLGVVVLDIFMSLPLLFGIADVMSSFLSKNALSPLAFVSMVFGLFFFVRLCLSPVHYIAANQSIGQSALQVWRAGIKRNGVLIIYALLTYLLLPLVVNTIGAILGSSFLSAIVGILAALFQLFILVFTYRFYSLFMKA; encoded by the coding sequence ATGCAAATTAATTTTACTCAGATTTTTCAAGATAGCCTCAACTTTATGCGTAATCAGCGAAAAACCGTGCTGATTTTCATTGGTATTTTCGTCATCTCACAATTGATTAATGCACTAGTCAGTGTCCCAATGCCGAGTTTGGGTGATAATCCTAATCCATCACAACAGGATATTATTGATGCATTGAGCAAAGTGGAGCCAACTGCACTGATTGGATCTTTTTTATTCCAACAATTATTGATGTCTTTTATTGCGACCTTCGGTATTGCAACCATTCATCATATTAGTCTGCAAAATGAAAATCCGATTAATCAAGGTCTCATGCTTACATTGCGTCGTTTTTTAGGTGTGGTCGTTTTAGATATTTTTATGAGCTTGCCACTTCTCTTTGGCATAGCGGATGTCATGAGCTCATTTTTAAGCAAAAATGCCCTCTCCCCTCTAGCCTTTGTTTCAATGGTATTTGGTTTATTTTTCTTTGTTCGCCTATGCTTATCGCCTGTGCATTACATTGCCGCAAATCAATCTATCGGGCAAAGTGCTTTACAGGTGTGGCGTGCAGGTATTAAACGTAATGGCGTATTAATTATTTATGCCTTGCTCACTTATTTACTTCTTCCTTTAGTGGTGAATACCATTGGTGCAATCTTGGGTTCATCATTTTTAAGTGCTATCGTTGGTATCTTGGCTGCATTATTTCAACTATTTATTTTGGTATTTACTTACCGTTTTTACAGTTTATTTATGAAGGCATAA
- the purN gene encoding phosphoribosylglycinamide formyltransferase, with the protein MKKIAVLISGQGSNLQAIIEACQTGFIPGKVVTVISNKIDSFGLERAESAGIPSRVFLRQDFSSNPAMDKAIGDYLDALNIDLIVLAGYMKILTKPFTQRFTGKILNIHPSLLPKYPGLHTYQRALENGDSEHGTTVHFVNEEIDGGAIVLQAKVPIFPGDTVEEIELRTREQEYNIYPLVIKWFIEERLKLIENQAYLDGKLLPPNGYAYE; encoded by the coding sequence ATGAAAAAAATTGCCGTCCTGATTTCAGGGCAAGGATCAAATCTTCAAGCGATAATTGAGGCTTGTCAAACTGGGTTTATTCCAGGAAAGGTCGTGACTGTCATCAGTAATAAAATTGATTCATTTGGCTTAGAACGCGCTGAAAGTGCGGGCATTCCTAGCCGAGTTTTTTTGCGCCAAGATTTTAGTTCCAATCCCGCTATGGATAAGGCTATAGGGGATTATTTAGACGCTCTCAATATTGATCTCATTGTGTTAGCCGGTTACATGAAAATCTTAACCAAGCCATTCACACAACGTTTTACTGGGAAAATTTTAAATATTCATCCTTCCCTTCTGCCAAAATATCCTGGGTTACATACTTATCAAAGAGCACTTGAGAATGGCGACAGCGAACACGGTACAACTGTGCATTTTGTCAATGAAGAGATCGATGGTGGTGCCATTGTGTTACAAGCTAAAGTGCCTATTTTCCCTGGTGATACCGTCGAGGAAATTGAACTTCGTACACGTGAACAGGAATATAATATTTATCCTTTAGTGATTAAATGGTTTATTGAAGAGCGATTAAAACTGATTGAAAATCAAGCTTATTTAGATGGTAAGTTGCTACCGCCTAATGGCTATGCTTATGAATAA
- a CDS encoding septation protein A — MKQLLEFIPLVLFFITYKMFGVREAAIVLVIATIIQMVVLKLKYGMIEKQQKIMAIAVVFFGLLTAYFNEIKYLQWKVTIINALFAIVLLVAQFQFNTPLVKKLLGKEIQLPDNVWNKLNLGWAGFFILCMLVNIYISQNMSEDAWVDFKSFGLLGMTFVATIVSGAYIYRYLPKDDQKNDGEK, encoded by the coding sequence ATGAAGCAACTTCTTGAATTTATTCCTCTTGTTCTCTTTTTCATCACCTACAAAATGTTTGGGGTGCGTGAGGCGGCGATTGTCTTAGTTATCGCGACCATCATTCAGATGGTTGTACTAAAACTGAAATATGGCATGATTGAGAAACAACAAAAAATCATGGCGATTGCTGTCGTCTTTTTTGGTTTGCTCACTGCCTATTTCAATGAAATCAAATACCTACAATGGAAAGTCACGATTATTAATGCTTTGTTTGCCATTGTTTTATTGGTTGCACAATTCCAATTCAATACACCACTGGTGAAAAAGTTATTAGGCAAAGAAATCCAATTACCGGATAATGTGTGGAACAAATTGAATTTAGGCTGGGCAGGATTTTTCATTCTGTGTATGCTTGTAAATATTTATATCAGCCAAAATATGTCTGAAGATGCTTGGGTTGATTTCAAATCTTTTGGTTTACTTGGTATGACCTTTGTTGCAACAATCGTCAGCGGTGCTTATATTTACCGTTACTTACCTAAAGATGATCAAAAAAATGATGGGGAAAAATAA
- a CDS encoding YciI family protein — MYYVIFAQDIPGSLEKRLSVREQHLARLKQLQAEGRLLTAGPNPAIDDENPGEAGFTGSTVIAQFESLSAAKDWAAQDPYVEAGVYGDVIVKPFKKVF; from the coding sequence ATGTATTACGTAATTTTTGCCCAAGATATTCCTGGCAGTTTAGAAAAACGTCTTTCAGTACGTGAGCAGCATCTCGCTCGTTTAAAACAATTACAAGCAGAAGGTCGTTTATTAACAGCCGGTCCCAATCCAGCTATTGACGATGAAAACCCAGGCGAAGCTGGCTTTACTGGCTCGACAGTGATTGCTCAATTCGAAAGCCTGTCTGCAGCAAAAGACTGGGCGGCACAAGATCCTTATGTTGAAGCTGGCGTTTACGGTGATGTGATTGTGAAGCCTTTCAAAAAAGTTTTCTAA
- a CDS encoding porin: MTKFNKTLLAMTTLLAASGANAAAFQLAEVSTSGLGRAYAGEAAIVDNAAVVTTNPALMSLFKTNQFSVGGVYVDSKIHMSGPVTVNALGRTVAVGSAAHNSVVPGSLIPNMYFVAPINDKFAIGGGMNVNFGLKSEYESDYNAGVFGGKTDLSAINLNLSGSYRVSQGLTAGVGLNAVYAKAEIERRAGILSDALKNVAPLVPGLVKAGKIPQSAAASLARLQGVNKETVLTHLQDKNAWGFGWNAGLVYEFNENNRVGLAYHSKVDIDFEDDNAVSASRTIRGQGPAAGGLTLHLPDYLELSGFHQVTDNLALHYSYKFTHWSRFKELHATFNDGELAFHKDEKYRSNSRYALGTTYNVNDKLTLRAGIAYDEAAAPTEHVSASIPDTDRMWYSVGATYKFTPNLSIDAGFAHLRGKKIHFTESQPIGGLATVTANYTSKASANLYGLNLNYSF, translated from the coding sequence ATGACAAAATTTAATAAAACGCTATTAGCAATGACCACATTGTTAGCAGCAAGCGGTGCAAATGCAGCCGCATTCCAATTAGCAGAAGTTTCTACATCCGGTCTTGGTCGTGCTTATGCCGGTGAAGCAGCAATTGTTGATAATGCTGCAGTAGTTACAACTAACCCTGCATTAATGAGTTTATTCAAAACTAATCAATTCTCTGTGGGTGGCGTTTATGTGGATTCTAAAATTCACATGAGTGGTCCAGTTACAGTTAATGCACTAGGTCGTACCGTTGCTGTTGGTTCTGCAGCTCATAATAGTGTTGTTCCTGGTTCATTGATTCCAAATATGTATTTTGTGGCACCAATTAATGACAAATTTGCCATTGGTGGTGGTATGAATGTGAATTTTGGATTAAAAAGTGAATATGAATCAGATTACAATGCAGGTGTATTCGGCGGTAAAACCGATTTAAGCGCGATTAACTTAAATTTAAGCGGTTCATATCGTGTTTCTCAAGGTTTAACTGCTGGTGTGGGGTTAAATGCAGTTTATGCCAAAGCAGAAATTGAACGTCGTGCTGGTATTTTAAGTGATGCATTAAAAAATGTTGCACCATTAGTTCCTGGACTAGTTAAAGCAGGAAAAATTCCTCAAAGTGCTGCCGCATCTTTAGCTCGCTTACAAGGAGTGAATAAAGAAACTGTACTAACCCACTTACAAGATAAAAATGCATGGGGTTTCGGTTGGAATGCAGGTTTAGTGTACGAGTTTAACGAAAATAACCGTGTTGGTTTAGCCTATCATTCAAAAGTCGATATTGACTTTGAAGATGATAATGCTGTGAGTGCGAGTCGTACTATTCGTGGTCAAGGCCCTGCTGCAGGTGGATTAACATTACACTTACCAGATTATTTAGAATTATCAGGTTTCCACCAAGTGACAGATAATTTGGCATTGCACTATAGCTACAAATTTACACATTGGAGCCGTTTCAAAGAGTTACACGCCACCTTTAATGACGGTGAACTTGCTTTCCATAAAGATGAAAAATACCGTAGCAATTCTCGTTATGCATTAGGTACAACCTATAATGTAAATGATAAATTAACGCTTCGTGCCGGTATAGCTTATGATGAAGCGGCAGCACCAACAGAACATGTGAGTGCATCTATTCCAGATACAGATCGTATGTGGTATAGCGTAGGGGCAACTTATAAATTTACCCCGAATCTTTCTATTGATGCGGGCTTTGCGCACTTACGTGGTAAAAAAATTCACTTCACCGAAAGCCAACCAATTGGTGGTTTAGCAACAGTAACAGCGAATTATACCTCTAAAGCAAGTGCTAACCTTTATGGTTTAAACTTAAACTACAGTTTCTAA
- a CDS encoding transglycosylase SLT domain-containing protein, whose protein sequence is MRALKHTTISLLILTALSGSALANQHAHKSKNETAPQINLAEEQAKWAQQQHAHELKLIEQRATFLQLESLLKSAVKNNHVSNNAKLFLGLIDSLKGYPLQTDAIAAYLDARIKTVNRDTPREEVNALRTDIEQFIQQHASHFLRGKLEQSIFTLLTNAEDTQALAKLTPNNLETQIAVLTAKYQIEAANTSQTTENQSNDKNKSAILSEYEQLWLNNAELPNDAQLWAGWYSQGGRTEEKIYQKAEMLFGKNDAKGLEILAKELEKIENAKKEDEQVAAHLVLYQDLLKNPANLKMLAESLPLIDGNTNKITNKFVVVLGFARYLRTIPENMNEPTFTPYEQWAKTWQLNEAELRDWKIAFINRFFDNESPNFVQWRDQEILKLNADNLIERRLRTAIWQQTDLLAWLNALSDEAKQKQEWRYWMAKIAAQASDKDAKQRLEALSRERGFYPMLAAVKLGHSYKLEMPKIPQESNIQEKYATELAEIAELRQLDRLGAAKQRWRSLLEKLPQEKQLALSQYANEQNWFELGVDGSIIAKAWDYIDLRLPNAYSQYFDIALSNVNLSGTEPQAIVDNRVTKTFAMAIARQESAWNPMAQSSANARGLMQLLPSTAQKTAENQQLPYNGELDLFKPLNNILLGTAHLNELNAKYPNNRILIASAYNAGASRVEKWLARANGKLAMDEFIASIPFFETRGYVQNVLTYDFYYQNLQNKEKLQTFSKEEYDRLY, encoded by the coding sequence ATGCGAGCACTTAAACACACGACAATTTCGTTATTAATTTTAACCGCACTTTCAGGCTCAGCTTTGGCTAATCAGCATGCCCATAAAAGCAAAAATGAAACAGCGCCACAAATTAACCTTGCAGAAGAACAAGCCAAATGGGCACAACAACAGCACGCTCATGAATTAAAGCTGATTGAACAACGTGCAACTTTTCTACAATTAGAGTCGCTCCTAAAAAGTGCGGTCAAAAATAATCATGTTTCTAATAATGCAAAATTATTCCTTGGGCTTATTGATTCTTTAAAAGGTTATCCATTGCAAACTGATGCTATAGCGGCTTATTTAGATGCACGTATAAAAACCGTTAATCGCGATACGCCTCGTGAAGAAGTGAATGCATTGCGAACAGACATTGAACAATTTATTCAACAGCACGCCTCTCATTTTCTACGCGGAAAATTAGAACAAAGCATTTTTACATTATTAACCAATGCTGAAGATACTCAAGCACTCGCCAAACTCACACCTAATAATTTGGAAACACAAATTGCCGTGCTTACAGCTAAATATCAAATAGAGGCAGCCAATACCAGTCAGACGACAGAAAATCAATCAAACGACAAGAATAAATCGGCTATTTTGTCTGAATATGAACAACTTTGGCTCAATAATGCTGAACTACCTAATGATGCTCAGCTATGGGCGGGTTGGTATTCACAAGGTGGACGCACTGAAGAGAAAATCTATCAAAAAGCGGAAATGCTCTTTGGTAAAAATGATGCTAAAGGCCTCGAAATACTCGCTAAAGAGTTAGAAAAAATTGAGAACGCTAAAAAAGAAGATGAGCAAGTAGCCGCTCATTTAGTGCTCTATCAGGATCTCTTAAAAAATCCAGCCAATTTGAAAATGCTCGCTGAGTCATTGCCATTAATTGATGGTAATACGAATAAAATCACCAATAAATTTGTCGTAGTGCTAGGTTTTGCTCGTTATTTGCGGACCATTCCAGAAAATATGAATGAGCCAACATTCACCCCTTACGAGCAGTGGGCGAAGACTTGGCAATTAAACGAAGCTGAATTACGTGATTGGAAAATCGCCTTTATTAACCGTTTCTTTGATAATGAAAGTCCTAATTTTGTGCAATGGCGCGATCAGGAAATTCTTAAACTCAATGCAGATAACCTCATTGAACGTCGTTTACGTACGGCTATTTGGCAACAAACAGATTTACTCGCCTGGTTAAATGCACTTTCAGATGAAGCAAAACAAAAACAAGAATGGCGTTATTGGATGGCTAAAATAGCTGCTCAAGCATCCGATAAAGATGCGAAACAACGATTAGAAGCTTTATCGAGAGAACGTGGGTTTTATCCAATGTTAGCAGCCGTCAAATTAGGTCATTCCTACAAACTGGAAATGCCTAAAATTCCTCAAGAGTCCAATATCCAAGAGAAGTATGCAACTGAATTAGCTGAGATTGCAGAACTACGTCAATTAGATCGATTAGGTGCAGCCAAACAACGCTGGCGTTCTCTATTAGAAAAACTACCGCAAGAGAAACAACTTGCATTAAGCCAATATGCAAATGAACAAAATTGGTTTGAATTGGGCGTAGATGGCTCGATTATTGCAAAAGCTTGGGATTATATCGACTTACGCTTACCAAATGCTTACAGTCAATATTTTGATATTGCCCTCAGTAACGTGAATCTCAGCGGAACAGAACCTCAAGCCATTGTGGATAATCGTGTCACCAAAACCTTCGCCATGGCAATTGCTCGCCAAGAAAGTGCTTGGAATCCAATGGCACAATCTTCCGCAAATGCTCGAGGATTAATGCAGTTATTACCGAGTACTGCGCAAAAAACGGCAGAAAATCAGCAACTTCCTTATAACGGAGAGTTAGATTTATTCAAACCGCTTAATAATATTTTACTTGGTACAGCTCACTTAAATGAGCTGAATGCTAAATATCCAAATAATCGCATTTTGATCGCCTCTGCCTATAATGCGGGAGCAAGCCGTGTAGAAAAATGGCTTGCGAGAGCCAATGGCAAATTGGCTATGGATGAATTTATTGCCTCTATTCCGTTCTTTGAAACACGAGGTTATGTTCAAAACGTATTAACTTACGATTTTTACTATCAAAACCTACAAAACAAAGAAAAATTACAAACCTTTAGCAAAGAGGAATACGATCGGCTATACTAG
- the purM gene encoding phosphoribosylformylglycinamidine cyclo-ligase: protein MSKPSLSYKDAGVDINAGNELVERIKPHVKRTTRPEVIGGLGGFGALCAIPGKYKEPILVSGTDGVGTKLRLAIDLKKHDTIGIDLVAMCVNDLVVQGAEPLFFLDYYATGKLDVDVASDVVKGIAEGCVQSGCALVGGETAEMPGMYHAGDYDLAGFCVGVVEKSEIIDGSQVKVGDALIALGSSGPHSNGYSLIRKVIDVAGVNPATEQLDGRPLSEQVLAPTKIYVKSVLALIKQTEVHAIAHLTGGGFWENIPRVLPKNTKAVIDESSWEWQPVFKWLQEKGNIETYEMYRTFNCGVGMVIALPQSQVETALAILKQSGENVWLIGHIENATDNEPQVIIK, encoded by the coding sequence GTGAGCAAACCATCATTAAGTTATAAAGATGCAGGCGTGGATATTAATGCCGGTAATGAATTAGTTGAACGTATTAAACCACACGTGAAACGAACTACTCGTCCTGAAGTCATCGGGGGATTAGGTGGGTTTGGCGCATTATGTGCTATTCCGGGCAAATATAAAGAACCGATCCTCGTTTCAGGTACAGACGGTGTAGGAACAAAACTACGTTTAGCCATTGACTTAAAAAAACACGATACCATTGGTATTGATTTGGTTGCAATGTGTGTTAACGATTTAGTGGTTCAAGGCGCCGAACCATTATTCTTCTTAGACTACTATGCGACAGGAAAACTTGATGTGGATGTTGCCTCTGATGTGGTAAAAGGCATTGCAGAAGGCTGTGTACAATCGGGTTGTGCATTAGTGGGTGGCGAAACCGCTGAAATGCCGGGTATGTACCACGCTGGCGATTATGACCTAGCAGGCTTCTGTGTGGGTGTCGTCGAAAAATCAGAAATCATTGATGGTAGCCAAGTTAAAGTAGGAGATGCTTTAATTGCACTAGGTTCAAGTGGCCCGCATTCAAATGGTTATTCTTTAATTCGTAAAGTCATTGATGTTGCTGGCGTCAACCCAGCCACTGAGCAATTAGATGGTCGTCCATTAAGTGAACAAGTGCTTGCACCGACAAAAATCTATGTAAAATCTGTTCTCGCCTTAATCAAACAAACGGAAGTCCATGCTATCGCACACTTAACGGGTGGCGGTTTCTGGGAAAATATCCCTCGTGTATTACCGAAAAATACCAAAGCTGTTATTGATGAAAGCAGTTGGGAATGGCAACCCGTATTCAAATGGTTACAAGAAAAAGGCAACATTGAAACCTATGAAATGTACCGTACATTTAACTGTGGCGTTGGTATGGTGATTGCATTACCACAATCGCAAGTGGAAACTGCTTTAGCGATTTTAAAACAATCCGGTGAAAATGTCTGGTTAATCGGTCATATTGAAAATGCGACAGATAACGAACCACAAGTCATTATTAAATAA
- a CDS encoding methylated-DNA--[protein]-cysteine S-methyltransferase — MTALFYAYMDSPIGRLLMLSDGEHLTNLDCELEQTTPNPNWILREDLPLFEKVQCSLRRYFNGEPESFSDIPLSPKGTPFQQAIWKALCQIPYGKTASYGRLAESINNPKAVRAVGGAVGSNPISIIIPCHRVLGKKCEITGFGGGLPAKRFLLKLENIPYIDKGVEYVKPKLLKKYHA; from the coding sequence ATGACCGCACTTTTTTATGCTTATATGGACTCACCAATTGGTCGGTTATTAATGCTTTCTGATGGTGAACATCTTACAAATTTAGATTGTGAGTTAGAACAAACCACGCCCAATCCAAATTGGATTTTACGAGAAGATTTACCGCTTTTTGAAAAAGTGCAGTGTTCTTTAAGGCGTTATTTTAATGGCGAGCCAGAAAGTTTCTCCGATATTCCTTTATCGCCTAAAGGTACCCCATTTCAACAAGCGATTTGGAAAGCATTATGTCAAATTCCTTATGGTAAAACGGCGAGTTATGGCAGGCTAGCAGAAAGCATTAATAATCCCAAGGCGGTGCGTGCCGTTGGTGGTGCAGTAGGGAGTAATCCCATTAGTATTATCATTCCATGTCATCGTGTATTAGGGAAAAAATGTGAAATCACCGGTTTTGGTGGTGGATTGCCGGCAAAACGTTTTTTATTGAAATTAGAGAATATTCCTTACATTGACAAAGGCGTAGAATACGTTAAACCAAAATTATTGAAGAAATACCACGCATGA